In a genomic window of [Empedobacter] haloabium:
- the queA gene encoding tRNA preQ1(34) S-adenosylmethionine ribosyltransferase-isomerase QueA produces the protein MYSLSDFDFNLPPERIAQFPLPDRSASRLLHVDGPRLADRQFTDILALLQPGDLLVMNDTRVLKARFFGVKDSGGKVEVLVERVLDTRTVLAQVRASKSPGPGVRIRLAEAFDVTVGERAGEFYTLKFEADVFDLIEQYGRLPLPPYIEHAPGEVDETRYQTVFNKVPGAVAAPTAGLHFDEALLQKLRDKGVNFAYVTLHVGAGTFQPVRTENLAEHKMHTEWYTMPQETVDAVRATRAAGRDVIAVGTTSLRALESASQTGELVAGSADTALFITPGYLFKTVTRLITNFHLPKSTLLMLVSAFAGYDEIRAAYAHAIAHEYRFFSYGDAMLLTTPNRA, from the coding sequence ATGTATTCGTTATCCGACTTCGATTTTAACTTGCCGCCAGAGCGAATTGCTCAATTTCCTCTGCCGGACCGCAGCGCCTCGCGCCTGCTGCACGTCGACGGCCCGCGCCTGGCCGACCGCCAGTTCACCGACATCCTCGCGCTGCTGCAGCCGGGCGACCTGCTGGTGATGAACGACACCCGCGTGCTGAAGGCGCGCTTCTTCGGCGTCAAGGACAGCGGCGGCAAGGTCGAGGTGCTGGTCGAGCGCGTGCTGGACACCCGCACCGTGCTGGCGCAGGTGCGCGCGTCGAAATCGCCCGGCCCCGGCGTCAGGATCCGCCTGGCCGAGGCGTTCGACGTGACCGTCGGCGAGCGCGCCGGCGAGTTCTATACCCTGAAATTCGAGGCCGACGTGTTCGACCTGATCGAGCAGTATGGCCGCCTGCCGCTGCCGCCCTACATCGAGCACGCGCCGGGCGAGGTGGACGAGACGCGCTACCAGACCGTGTTCAACAAGGTGCCCGGCGCCGTCGCCGCGCCCACCGCGGGCCTGCATTTCGACGAAGCGCTGCTGCAAAAGTTGAGGGACAAGGGCGTCAACTTCGCCTACGTCACCCTGCATGTGGGCGCCGGCACCTTCCAGCCGGTGCGCACGGAAAACCTGGCCGAGCACAAGATGCACACGGAGTGGTACACGATGCCGCAGGAAACCGTGGACGCGGTGCGCGCCACCCGCGCGGCCGGGCGCGACGTCATCGCCGTCGGCACCACCAGCCTGCGCGCGCTGGAGTCGGCGTCGCAAACGGGCGAACTGGTGGCGGGCAGCGCGGATACCGCCCTGTTCATCACGCCGGGTTACCTGTTCAAGACCGTCACGCGCCTGATCACCAACTTCCACCTGCCGAAGTCGACGCTGTTGATGCTGGTGTCGGCCTTTGCCGGCTACGACGAAATCCGCGCCGCGTACGCCCACGCGATCGCCCACGAATACCGCTTCTTCAGCTATGGCGACGCCATGCTGCTGACCACGCCCAACCGCGCCTGA
- the tgt gene encoding tRNA guanosine(34) transglycosylase Tgt — MLEFKLHKTDTTGLTKARRGTLKLNHGTVETPIFMPVGTYGSVKAMSPLELKEIGAQIILGNTFHLWLRPGNDVMSKFGGLHGFMGWDKPILTDSGGFQVFSLGEMRKITEEGVHFNSPINGDKLFLSPEISMQIQRVLNSDIVMQFDECTPYEINGRPATLDEAAKSMRMSLRWAQRSMNEFKAGENPNALFGIVQGGMFESLRDESLEGLEKIDFPGLAIGGLSVGEPKEDMLRVLEHVGPRLPANKPHYLMGVGTPEDLVAGVSNGVDMFDCVMPTRNARNGWIFTRFGDIKIKNARYKDDKEPLDPTCSCYACRNFSRAYLHHLHRAQEILGARLNTIHNLHYYLDIMRQMREALDEDRFPDWVRQFHADRARGV; from the coding sequence ATGCTGGAATTTAAACTGCACAAGACCGACACCACCGGCCTGACCAAGGCGCGCCGCGGCACGCTCAAACTGAACCACGGCACCGTCGAGACGCCGATCTTCATGCCGGTCGGGACCTATGGTTCCGTCAAGGCCATGTCGCCGCTGGAGCTGAAGGAAATCGGCGCCCAGATCATCCTCGGTAACACCTTCCACCTGTGGCTGCGCCCGGGCAACGACGTGATGTCGAAGTTCGGCGGCCTGCATGGCTTCATGGGCTGGGACAAGCCGATCCTGACCGACTCCGGCGGCTTCCAGGTGTTTTCGCTGGGCGAGATGCGCAAGATCACGGAAGAGGGCGTGCACTTCAACTCGCCCATCAACGGCGACAAGCTGTTCCTCTCGCCCGAGATCTCGATGCAGATCCAGCGCGTGCTCAATTCGGACATCGTCATGCAGTTCGACGAATGCACGCCATACGAGATCAACGGCCGGCCCGCCACCTTGGACGAGGCGGCCAAGTCGATGCGCATGTCGCTGCGCTGGGCGCAGCGCTCGATGAACGAATTCAAGGCCGGCGAAAACCCGAACGCGCTGTTCGGTATCGTCCAGGGCGGCATGTTCGAGTCGCTGCGCGACGAATCGCTGGAAGGGCTGGAGAAGATCGACTTTCCGGGCCTGGCCATCGGCGGCCTCTCGGTGGGCGAACCGAAGGAAGACATGCTGCGCGTGCTGGAGCACGTCGGCCCGCGCCTGCCGGCCAACAAGCCGCACTACCTGATGGGCGTGGGCACGCCGGAAGACCTGGTGGCCGGCGTGTCGAACGGCGTCGACATGTTCGACTGCGTGATGCCGACCCGGAATGCGCGCAACGGCTGGATCTTCACCCGCTTCGGCGACATCAAGATCAAGAACGCCCGCTACAAGGACGACAAGGAACCGCTCGACCCGACCTGCTCGTGTTACGCCTGCCGCAACTTCAGCCGCGCCTACCTGCACCACCTGCACCGCGCGCAGGAGATCCTGGGCGCGCGCCTGAACACGATCCACAACCTGCATTACTACCTGGACATCATGCGCCAGATGCGCGAGGCGCTGGACGAGGACCGCTTCCCCGACTGGGTCAGGCAGTTCCACGCCGACCGCGCGCGCGGCGTCTGA
- the yajC gene encoding preprotein translocase subunit YajC, producing MFISNAYAQTAGAADASLMGNLSTFVPLILMFVVMYFLMIRPQQKRAKEQKAMMDALTKGDEVVTAGGILGKVSKVTDIYVTLEVAAGTEIVVQKPSITTLLPKGTLKGL from the coding sequence GTGTTCATTTCCAACGCATATGCTCAAACCGCCGGCGCTGCCGACGCCTCGCTGATGGGCAATCTGTCGACCTTCGTGCCGCTGATCCTGATGTTCGTGGTCATGTATTTCCTGATGATCCGTCCCCAGCAGAAGCGCGCCAAGGAACAGAAGGCCATGATGGACGCGCTGACCAAGGGCGACGAAGTCGTCACGGCGGGCGGCATTCTCGGCAAGGTCTCCAAAGTGACCGACATCTACGTGACGCTCGAAGTCGCGGCCGGCACGGAAATCGTCGTGCAGAAGCCATCGATCACGACGCTGCTGCCGAAGGGCACGCTGAAGGGTCTGTAA
- the secD gene encoding protein translocase subunit SecD has translation MNRYPVWKYIVIAVVVLLGALYTAPNYFGESPALQITSGKSTVKVDAGVAARVAEVLKAQNLPASEVTLDEGASHSVRARFTDTDTQFKAKLALERGLNADPNDPTYIVTNNLLANTPKWMQKVGALPMYLGLDLRGGVHFLMQVDTKAALVKRIQGFQAAIRTQLRDKNVRHAGIERVGDAIVVKFRDDATRQAAHKALEDMAELALVDSTSGPDLIMTASMKPAALKAALDNGVKQNIATLAKRVNELGVTEPIIQQQGADRIVVQLPGVQDVARAKAIIGRTATLEVRLVDQSVTRGTEMTASIPYNSELFTVGKNVPVVLYKDVILTGDYISSADARLDQNQQPAVSIDLNGDGGRKMREATRDNVGKLMAIVLYENKKPEVLSVATIQQELGSQFQITGMGSMENSTELALLLRSGALYAPMTVIEERLVGPQLGAENISKGFHSTMYGFAAIAAFMIIYYMMFGFFSVLALGVNLLLLVAILSVMQATLTLPGIAAIALALGMAIDANVLINERIREELRAGASPQAAIAAGFDRAWATIFDSNVTTLIVALALLVFGSGAVRGFAIVHALGILTSMFSAVFVSRGVVNLWYGRKKKLQSLSIGTVWVPGQAK, from the coding sequence ATGAACCGCTATCCTGTCTGGAAATACATCGTCATCGCCGTGGTCGTGCTGCTGGGGGCACTGTACACGGCGCCCAACTACTTCGGCGAATCGCCTGCCCTGCAGATCACCAGCGGCAAATCCACCGTCAAGGTCGACGCCGGCGTCGCCGCCCGTGTCGCCGAGGTGCTGAAGGCGCAGAACCTGCCCGCCAGCGAAGTGACGCTGGACGAAGGCGCCAGCCATTCCGTGCGCGCCCGCTTTACCGATACCGACACCCAGTTCAAGGCCAAGCTGGCCCTGGAACGCGGCCTGAACGCGGACCCGAACGACCCGACCTATATCGTCACCAACAACCTGCTGGCCAATACGCCGAAGTGGATGCAGAAGGTGGGCGCCCTGCCGATGTACCTGGGTCTCGACCTGCGCGGCGGTGTGCACTTCCTGATGCAGGTGGACACCAAGGCGGCGCTGGTCAAGCGCATCCAGGGCTTCCAGGCCGCGATCCGCACCCAGCTGCGCGACAAGAACGTCCGCCACGCCGGCATCGAGCGTGTGGGCGATGCCATCGTCGTCAAGTTCCGCGACGACGCCACCCGCCAGGCCGCGCACAAGGCGCTGGAAGACATGGCCGAACTGGCGCTGGTCGACAGCACCAGCGGCCCCGACCTGATCATGACGGCCAGCATGAAGCCGGCCGCGCTGAAGGCCGCGCTGGACAACGGCGTCAAGCAGAACATCGCCACCCTGGCCAAGCGCGTCAACGAACTGGGCGTGACCGAACCGATCATCCAGCAGCAGGGCGCCGACCGCATCGTCGTGCAGCTGCCGGGCGTACAGGACGTCGCCCGCGCCAAGGCCATCATCGGCCGCACCGCCACCCTGGAAGTGCGCCTGGTCGACCAGAGCGTCACGCGCGGCACCGAAATGACGGCGTCGATCCCGTACAACTCCGAGCTGTTCACGGTGGGTAAAAACGTGCCGGTCGTGCTGTACAAGGACGTGATCCTGACGGGCGACTACATCTCGTCGGCCGATGCACGCCTGGACCAGAACCAGCAGCCGGCCGTGTCGATCGACCTGAACGGCGACGGCGGCCGCAAGATGCGTGAAGCCACCCGCGACAACGTGGGCAAGCTGATGGCCATCGTCCTGTACGAGAACAAGAAGCCGGAAGTGCTGTCGGTCGCGACGATCCAGCAGGAGCTGGGCAGCCAGTTCCAGATCACCGGCATGGGCAGCATGGAGAACTCGACCGAGCTGGCCCTGCTGCTGCGCTCCGGCGCGCTGTATGCGCCGATGACGGTCATCGAGGAACGCCTGGTCGGCCCGCAGCTGGGTGCAGAGAACATCTCGAAGGGCTTCCACTCGACGATGTACGGCTTTGCCGCCATCGCCGCGTTCATGATCATCTACTACATGATGTTCGGCTTCTTCAGCGTGCTGGCGCTGGGCGTCAACCTGCTGCTGCTGGTGGCGATCCTGTCCGTCATGCAGGCCACGCTGACCTTGCCGGGTATCGCCGCTATTGCGCTGGCGCTGGGCATGGCGATCGACGCCAACGTGCTGATCAACGAGAGGATACGGGAAGAGCTGCGCGCCGGCGCCTCGCCGCAGGCCGCCATCGCGGCCGGCTTCGACCGCGCCTGGGCCACCATCTTCGACTCCAACGTCACCACCCTGATTGTCGCGCTGGCGCTGCTGGTGTTCGGCTCGGGTGCCGTGCGCGGCTTCGCGATCGTCCACGCGCTGGGCATCCTGACCTCGATGTTCTCCGCCGTCTTCGTGTCGCGCGGCGTGGTCAACCTGTGGTACGGCCGCAAGAAGAAACTGCAATCGCTGTCGATCGGTACCGTCTGGGTACCCGGTCAGGCCAAGTAA
- the secF gene encoding protein translocase subunit SecF, whose amino-acid sequence MEFFRIHKDIPFMRHALIFNVVSALTFVAAVFFLFQNGLHLSIEFKGGTVLEVKYPHAANLEGMRASLSAAGYEHPEVSSFGTASDVMIRLPITPGTSSDKTSANAFEALCRAEKGTTRHFDTTTPQGEHVSRTACLDAAGKELVSLQRVEFVGPQVGEELAQNGLNALVMVVIGVMIYLAIRFEWKFAVAAIIANLHDVVIILGFFAFFQWEFSLTVLAAVLAVLGYSVNESVVIFDRIRENFRKQRKMSVHEVIDNAITSTISRTIITHGCTQMMVLSMLFLGGPTLHYFAIALTIGILFGIYSSVFVAAAVAMWLGVKREDLIKPVKEKDETDGAVV is encoded by the coding sequence ATGGAATTTTTCCGCATTCATAAAGACATCCCGTTCATGCGCCACGCGTTGATCTTCAACGTGGTGTCGGCGCTGACGTTCGTGGCTGCCGTGTTCTTCCTGTTCCAGAACGGCCTGCACCTGTCGATCGAATTCAAGGGCGGCACCGTGCTGGAAGTGAAGTACCCGCACGCGGCCAACCTGGAAGGCATGCGCGCATCGCTGTCCGCCGCCGGCTACGAGCACCCCGAGGTGTCGAGCTTCGGCACCGCCAGCGATGTGATGATCCGCCTGCCGATCACGCCGGGCACCAGCTCGGACAAGACGTCGGCCAATGCGTTCGAAGCGCTGTGCCGTGCCGAGAAGGGCACCACGCGCCACTTCGACACGACCACGCCGCAGGGCGAGCACGTCAGCCGCACCGCCTGCCTGGACGCGGCCGGCAAGGAACTGGTCTCGCTGCAGCGCGTGGAATTCGTCGGCCCGCAGGTCGGCGAGGAACTGGCGCAGAACGGCCTGAACGCGCTGGTGATGGTCGTCATCGGCGTGATGATTTACCTGGCGATTCGCTTCGAGTGGAAGTTCGCCGTGGCGGCCATCATCGCCAACCTGCACGACGTCGTCATCATCCTGGGCTTCTTCGCCTTCTTCCAGTGGGAATTCTCGCTGACGGTGCTGGCGGCCGTGCTGGCGGTGCTGGGTTACTCGGTCAACGAATCGGTCGTCATCTTCGACCGGATCCGCGAGAACTTCCGCAAGCAGCGCAAGATGAGCGTGCACGAGGTGATCGACAACGCGATCACCAGCACGATCAGCCGCACGATCATCACGCACGGCTGCACGCAGATGATGGTGCTGTCGATGCTGTTCCTGGGCGGCCCCACCCTGCACTACTTCGCCATCGCGCTGACGATCGGTATCCTGTTCGGTATCTACTCGTCGGTATTCGTCGCCGCCGCCGTCGCCATGTGGCTGGGCGTCAAGCGCGAAGACCTGATCAAGCCGGTCAAGGAAAAGGACGAGACGGACGGCGCGGTCGTCTGA
- a CDS encoding MFS transporter: MAEQQALSWRERISYGVADMGFNFYWANIATFLLFFYTDVFGISAAAAASMMFAIKLVNAFTDPMIGALADRTSTRYGKFRPYLVWGALPLGAAAVLTYTTPDLGQDGKLAWAYGSYLLMMVCYTAINIPYNALSGVMSADPQERSTINGLRFICAFGGSTLVTAATPALVQWLGGGNDKLGWQLTMAAWAVAASLLFLLSFANTRERIAPPPGQRSNVLQDVRDLTRNGPWLVLFFLALIIMVTITLRTTTAAYYFKYYVGRPDLMASFVPTYMMAAAAGAAATPLMTRFVDKKTLMIVLMSLTALLSAAFFAVPPDQVWLMFVLQAALGLVLGPKSPLAFSMYADTADYTEWRTGRRATAMTFAAATFSQKLGTALAVAVIGALFTALGYVPNAAQSTGSQAGIVWLMSLIPAAFALLAVAVMCCYRLDGKRLQAIQADLLARKHSLSPQA, from the coding sequence ATGGCAGAGCAGCAGGCACTCTCCTGGCGCGAGCGGATCAGCTACGGCGTCGCCGACATGGGCTTCAATTTTTACTGGGCCAACATCGCCACGTTCCTGCTGTTTTTCTATACCGACGTGTTCGGCATCAGCGCTGCCGCCGCCGCGTCCATGATGTTCGCCATCAAGCTGGTCAACGCCTTTACCGATCCGATGATCGGCGCGCTGGCCGACCGCACCAGCACCCGCTACGGCAAGTTCCGTCCCTACCTGGTGTGGGGCGCGCTGCCGCTGGGCGCTGCCGCCGTGCTGACCTACACGACGCCCGACCTGGGCCAGGACGGCAAGCTGGCCTGGGCCTATGGCAGCTACCTGCTGATGATGGTGTGCTACACGGCGATCAACATCCCGTACAACGCGCTGTCCGGCGTGATGTCGGCCGACCCGCAGGAGCGCTCTACCATCAACGGCCTGCGCTTCATCTGCGCGTTCGGCGGCAGCACGCTGGTGACGGCCGCCACCCCGGCGCTGGTGCAGTGGCTGGGTGGCGGTAACGACAAGCTGGGCTGGCAGCTGACGATGGCCGCGTGGGCCGTCGCCGCCTCGCTGCTGTTCCTGCTCTCCTTCGCCAACACGCGCGAGCGCATCGCGCCGCCGCCGGGCCAGCGTTCGAACGTGCTGCAGGACGTGCGCGACCTGACCCGCAACGGCCCGTGGCTGGTGCTGTTCTTCCTGGCGCTGATCATCATGGTGACGATTACCCTGCGCACCACGACCGCCGCCTACTACTTCAAGTACTACGTGGGCCGCCCGGACCTGATGGCCAGCTTCGTGCCGACCTATATGATGGCTGCTGCCGCCGGTGCCGCCGCCACACCCTTGATGACACGCTTCGTCGACAAGAAGACCCTGATGATCGTGCTGATGTCGCTGACGGCGCTGCTGTCGGCCGCCTTCTTTGCGGTGCCGCCGGACCAGGTCTGGTTGATGTTCGTGCTGCAAGCGGCGCTGGGCCTGGTGCTGGGGCCGAAGTCGCCGCTGGCCTTCTCGATGTACGCCGACACGGCCGACTACACGGAATGGCGCACGGGCCGGCGCGCGACGGCGATGACGTTCGCCGCCGCCACGTTCTCGCAGAAGCTGGGCACCGCGCTGGCGGTGGCGGTGATCGGCGCGCTGTTCACGGCGCTGGGCTACGTGCCGAACGCCGCGCAGTCGACCGGCTCGCAGGCCGGCATCGTCTGGCTGATGTCGCTGATCCCCGCCGCGTTCGCACTGCTGGCGGTGGCCGTGATGTGCTGCTACCGGCTCGACGGCAAGCGCCTGCAGGCCATCCAGGCCGACCTGCTCGCCCGTAAGCATTCATTGTCCCCGCAAGCCTGA